A region of the Sporomusaceae bacterium FL31 genome:
CTGATGGCACCGGCATAGTCTTCAAGCAATAATATTGCATAAAACTGGTTTGGCCTGACAACTCTCGGTTTAGGATAGGGAAGTGAGAGTGAGGGGGTATAGGTTGAACGGGTATTTTGCTCAAACATGGAATCACCTCATTCAGCATTGTTTAGTATAAAACATGATATTGTTGTTAGCTGCAAACTATATCTGGTAAATAATTCCGGGATTAATATTCGGACTGATGTATTCACGCGCGATTCTACATTTCCCGGGAAATATATTAAAAATCTAATTTTAAAGGAGATAAAAAAACAATTATTGACAGTATGTACACATTTTGGTAGCATTAATATTGTGCAAAGGCAGCTCTATTAATAGGCTGCCTGTATTTGTTTAGGGGGGATATTTGTGTTATGGTTTGGAAATAAAAAAGCATTGCAAAAACTAACCCAGCAAACAGCAGAATATTCTAGGGGAAATATGGCAAACCAATTGAATGTTGTCGACTATCCGGAAGAATTAAAACCATTAGCCGGCCATATTGCATCTTTGGCAGATATGCTGCGGCAATTTACTCAAGAGACACAAGTTTCTTCAAGTAAAGTTTCAGCAGCTGTAAAGCAGGTTAATGCTTCTATTGCCAATGTCAATGAATTAGCGGAAGATGTTAAACAATCGGCATTAGGTTCGCAAAAACTTACAATTGCTATTGCCGATATGGCTGTAGATACTGCTCAGCAAGTTGAAGAAGTGATGACTTCAGCAAAAACGATTGCTAATGTTGCTGGGGGCATTTATCAAGATAGTATTGAAACCAAAAAGATTGCTGAGCAAGGGTCTGATGCTGTTAGTGAAGCATCCACGGCTATGCATGATATTCAGCAGGCTTCTGCACAAATTGAACAACGAATCAAAGCCCTAACACAAATTGCTAGAGAGATCGACACTTTTCTAGACACCATACAAGGTATTTCGTCCCAGACAAATTTACTGGCATTGAATGCCAGCATTGAGGCAGCACGGGCAGGCGAACATGGACGGGGATTTGCGGTAGTAGCCCAAGAAATTCAGAAATTGTCGGATGCCAGTACAGACGCAGCAAATTCGGCAAATGGTTTATTAGCCCAAATTGATGCGGGTGTGCTTGAAGCTGCCAAAGCTGTTGAATCGGGTGCTTCATCGGTGCAAAGAGGTGTCAAAGCGATGGCTGATGCTGATCTTAGCTTAAAATCAATACTCGCTGCAAGTGGTCAGATTGAAAGTCAATTGGCTGAAGCCAGTGCGGCACGTCAAGCACAATTAAGTGCAACTGGCCGGGCTGCTGATCGTTTAGGGAAAATGTCAGCCATGTGCCAGGAGGCAGCAGCTCATGTCAATATTGCTACAGCTGCCGTAGAACGCCAGGAAAGCCATTTGTTTGAGACTTTAAAAATGGGTGATGTGCTGGCTGAAGTTGCTGGGGTATTAGTTGAAACCACTGGCAAAATATCCTTGGTGGATATTAAAAATCAGCAAGAGCTTGATCATAAATTAGCTTTAGTAAAAAATATCCTCAATAAAACGGCTCAAGATCATAGAATCATTGAGTTAACCGAAGCGGGGCATTTCGAGACTTTAACTGAGTTGCTTGAGCGGCAATCCGAGCTCGAAGCAGCCTGGACAAACACGAGTGATGGTCAATTTATTGTTTCATTACCACCTGCTGGTATCGCTAATGCTTCTTCAAGAGACTGGTTTCAGCAGGCTATTAATGGAAATACTTATATTTCGCCGGTATATGTTTCGGCAATATCGCATCAGCCTTGTATTACAGTCTCAATTCCAATTCGAATTAATGATAAAATTGCCGGGGTTTTAGGAGTAGACTTAAAACTATCTGAATAGAACAAGATAAGGCCATGCGTTGCATGGCTTTTTTGCTGCGCAAAATCAGCTAAAAACTGACTCGGAGAAAAAAATGAATATTAAAGGTCAAAAAGTCAAAAAATATGATTGATAATTATGGAAAGCTTTGTTAAGATGATTTTGAAGGTAAAAATCATCAATTTAAAATCATAGTTTTGTGAGGAGGGCTGGTTATGCAACAAGACAAATATACTCAAAGGGCGCTGGCGGCAATGCAGGGAGCACAGCAGTTGGCAGCAATGTACTATCATCAGGAAATTACTACAGCACATTTACTGCTTTCATTGACGAGAGATGCAGAAGGGCTGTTAAACCAAATCTTTATCGAGTGTAAGGTTAATCCCGGGTTACTGCAGGCCAGACTTGAGCAATTACTAAAAAAACAACCGGCAGTACGTGGCAATGCTGCAAGTTTGCATATGAATACCGCTATGATCCGGATTATTGCGCTGGCTGATAAGATGGCAGCCGATATGAAAGATCAGTTTATCAGCACCGAGCATTTGTTGTTAGCTATTGTTGAAGACGGAGATCGTGAAGTTGTGGCAATTTGCCATGAATTTGGTCTGCATCGCAGTCGCATCAAGCAAATTGTTACTACACATCGGGCTGGTGGAACAATCACTTCCGATAATCCTGAAGAAGCTTTTCAAGCATTAAATAAATATGGCCGCGATGTAACTGAACAGGCACGACAAGGTAAATTAGATCCGGTTATTGGCCGTGATGATGAAATTCGTCGGGTTATTGAGATATTATCCCGCCGGACCAAGAATAATCCGGTGCTTATCGGTGAACCAGGTGTGGGGAAAACGGCAATCGCCGAGGGGTTAGCCCGACGGATTATTGCCGGAGATGTACCGGAATCACTTAAAAACAAGATACTCTATTCTTTAGATTTAGGAGCACTAGTCGCTGGGGCAAAATTCCGGGGAGAGTTTGAAGAACGACTTAAGAATGTTCTAAACGAAATTGCTAAATCTGAAGGCAAAATCTTATTATTCATTGATGAACTTCATACGGTAGTGGGTGCCGGAGCAGCCGAAGGCGCTATGGATGCCGGGAATATTTTAAAGCCCATGCTGGCCAGGGGGGAACTGCGTTGTATTGGTGCAACAACCTTAAATGAGTATCGCAAGCATATTGAGAAGGATACAGCGCTGGAGCGCCGCTTCCAACCGGTCATGGTTGGGCAGCCAACTGTTGAAGATACAATATCCATATTACGCGGGCTTAAGGAACGCTATGAAATTCATCATGGTGTAAGAATTAAAGATTCAGCTTTAGTTTCGGCTGCCGTATTGTCAGATCGTTATATCGCTGACCGTTTTCTACCCGACAAGGCTATTGATCTGGTAGATGAAGCTGCCGCCAAGCTGCGTACCGAAATTGATTCCATGCCTAGTGAACTTGACGAAATACTTCGGCGGGTTATGCAGTTGGAGATTGAGGAACAGGCCTTGAAAAAGGAAGACGATCTTTCTGCTCAGGATAAAACCAAGCATATTCAGGATGAATTAGTCTTGCTGCGTCAGCAAGCTGAACAGTTAAAACAGCAATGGCAGGTTGAAAAACAATCTATTATGCGGGTTCGCGGCATTAAGCAGGAAATTGAATTATTAAAAGCCGAGATGGAAGCTGCTGAACGGTCTTATGATTTAACTCGTTTAGCTGAGTTAAAATATGGCCGTATACCAGAACTCGAGCACCGTTTAACGGAAGCAGAGCAGGGCTTGGCTGCAAAACAAAGCGGGAAAACCTTGTTAAAAGAAGAAGTCAGTGATGAAGACATTGCTAAAGTAGTAAGCCGATGGACTGGAATCCCTGTAAGCCGGATGCTGGCTGGTGAACGTGCTAAATTGGCTAAACTTCAGGATGTATTGCATTCGCGGGTTGTCGGTCAAGATGATGCTGTACAGGCGGTCAGTGAAGCAATTATAAGGGCTCGGGCTGGCATTAAAGATCCGAATCGTCCTATTGGTTCGTTTATTTTCCTTGGGCCGACAGGGGTTGGTAAAACCGAGTTAGCTAAAGCCCTGGCAGAATTCTTATTTGATGATGAACGCAATATTGTCAGACTCGATATGAGCGAATATATGGAAAAGCATGCGGTCGCTCGGTTAATTGGTGCTCCTCCGGGGTATGTCGGGTATGATGAGGGCGGCCAGCTGACCGAAGCTGTTCGGCGACGTCCTTATAGTGTTATCTTACTTGACGAGATTGAAAAGGCTCACCAGGATGTTTTTAATGTATTGCTGCAAATTTTGGATGATGGACGTTTGACAGACAGCAAAGGCCGGACGGTTAGCTTTAAAAATACCATCATTATTATGACTTCTAATTTAGGTTCAGCCGAAATTTTACAGAATGACTTTTCTGTTGCCAAAGAACGGGTATTAGCACTGCTGAAGACTTATTTCCGGCCAGAGTTTCTAAACAGGGTTGACGATACCATTGTGTTTAATGCTTTAACTACCGAACAAGTTCAAAGCATTGCAGGTATCTTGTTGAGCAATCTGAATAAGCGCTTGCAAAAGCAGGTCAATATTAGTCTAAGCTGGGATGAACAGGTTCTTAGCTTCCTGGCGCAAGCAGGTTATGATCCGGCCTACGGCGCTCGTCCGCTGCGACGGTTGATTAGCAGGACGATTGAAACTGAATTAAGCAAGAAGATTGTCTTGGGCGAAGTTAGTGAGAGCAGTCAGGTAAAGACTGTAGTCGATCAAGGTGAAATTAAAGTAACAGTAATTTAAAGCAAAGATCCCCTGCTTAGAGTAATCTAGCAGGGGATCTTTGCTTGGCTCATGTATTTATTATTTGACTACAACCAGTAACATTTTAAAGTCGGCTACTGCTTCAAGACCGTGCGGAATATTAGCAGGCATAACGACTGTTTCGCCAGTACGGGCTGTAAGTGTTTCGCCGCCTATCGTGATTTCAGTTTCTCCATCTATAATATAGACCAGCGCATCTCCTGGAGCCGAATGAGTACTAATGGCTTCACCTTTGCTAAAAGCGAATAATGTCAGGCTGACCGTGTCATTTTGCACCAATGTAAGGCTGACAACCCGGCCAGGCTGATAATCAACCAGGCTGGCTAAATTTAAGGCTTTACCGAAGTCTATATTTTTTATAAATTTCTGAGTCATTTTGAATTCCTCCTCGATGATTTGTTGTCTTACTGTCATTATAAGAAATAATATATCCAATTTCTGTGATGGCCATCACACGGAATGAAATATTTAAATCATTGCGGGCAGTAGCAAAAAGACGGGAAAATGCATATTTATATCCTGTAATTAACACGCGAGGCAAAGGCGCCTATAACATGCTGCTTAGATGAAAAGCAGTCTTGTAGGCGCTCATTTCTTCTCGAAGGGGAGATGAATAACAATGTGCGGCATTACCGGATGGATAGACTGGGATAATCATCTTGAACAGGAGCGCCCGATTTTAGATGCCATGGTTGCAACTCTAGCGGCAAGGGGGCCTGATGCTTCAGGAACCTATGTGAAGCAGCATGTGGCTTTTGGTCATCGCCGGCTGAGTGTTGTGGACTTGATTAATGGGGCACAACCAATGATTAGGCAGCGTGGCAGTGAAACCTATATTATTACTTACAATGGAGAACTTTATAATACGCCTGAATTGCAGAAAGATTTGGAAGCAAAGGGATATCGTTTTACCACAACTTGTGATACTGAGGTTCTGCTGACGGCTTATATTGAATATGGGCCAGCCTGCGTGGAGAAATTCAATGGGATATTTGCATTTGGTATCTGGGATGAAGCAAAAGAAACCTTGTTTTTAGCACGGGATCGAATCGGCGTTAAACCGCTATTTTATGCCGAGCGCAATAAAAGCTTTGTATTCGGATCAGAGTTGAAAGCACTCCTGGCAAACCCATTGATTAAGCCAGAAGTGGATGCTGAAGGATTGGCTGAAGTCTTCATGATTGGTCCGGCACGAACACCTGGTCATGGAGTGTTTCGCGGAGTTCATGAACTAAAACCTGGCTATTCAATGATTTACAATCGTAACGGCAAGAGAATTATCCAATACTGGGCATTGCAAAGCCAGCCACATGAAGATGATTTTACAAAAACGG
Encoded here:
- a CDS encoding methyl-accepting chemotaxis sensory transducer, whose product is MLWFGNKKALQKLTQQTAEYSRGNMANQLNVVDYPEELKPLAGHIASLADMLRQFTQETQVSSSKVSAAVKQVNASIANVNELAEDVKQSALGSQKLTIAIADMAVDTAQQVEEVMTSAKTIANVAGGIYQDSIETKKIAEQGSDAVSEASTAMHDIQQASAQIEQRIKALTQIAREIDTFLDTIQGISSQTNLLALNASIEAARAGEHGRGFAVVAQEIQKLSDASTDAANSANGLLAQIDAGVLEAAKAVESGASSVQRGVKAMADADLSLKSILAASGQIESQLAEASAARQAQLSATGRAADRLGKMSAMCQEAAAHVNIATAAVERQESHLFETLKMGDVLAEVAGVLVETTGKISLVDIKNQQELDHKLALVKNILNKTAQDHRIIELTEAGHFETLTELLERQSELEAAWTNTSDGQFIVSLPPAGIANASSRDWFQQAINGNTYISPVYVSAISHQPCITVSIPIRINDKIAGVLGVDLKLSE
- the clpB gene encoding chaperone protein ClpB codes for the protein MQQDKYTQRALAAMQGAQQLAAMYYHQEITTAHLLLSLTRDAEGLLNQIFIECKVNPGLLQARLEQLLKKQPAVRGNAASLHMNTAMIRIIALADKMAADMKDQFISTEHLLLAIVEDGDREVVAICHEFGLHRSRIKQIVTTHRAGGTITSDNPEEAFQALNKYGRDVTEQARQGKLDPVIGRDDEIRRVIEILSRRTKNNPVLIGEPGVGKTAIAEGLARRIIAGDVPESLKNKILYSLDLGALVAGAKFRGEFEERLKNVLNEIAKSEGKILLFIDELHTVVGAGAAEGAMDAGNILKPMLARGELRCIGATTLNEYRKHIEKDTALERRFQPVMVGQPTVEDTISILRGLKERYEIHHGVRIKDSALVSAAVLSDRYIADRFLPDKAIDLVDEAAAKLRTEIDSMPSELDEILRRVMQLEIEEQALKKEDDLSAQDKTKHIQDELVLLRQQAEQLKQQWQVEKQSIMRVRGIKQEIELLKAEMEAAERSYDLTRLAELKYGRIPELEHRLTEAEQGLAAKQSGKTLLKEEVSDEDIAKVVSRWTGIPVSRMLAGERAKLAKLQDVLHSRVVGQDDAVQAVSEAIIRARAGIKDPNRPIGSFIFLGPTGVGKTELAKALAEFLFDDERNIVRLDMSEYMEKHAVARLIGAPPGYVGYDEGGQLTEAVRRRPYSVILLDEIEKAHQDVFNVLLQILDDGRLTDSKGRTVSFKNTIIIMTSNLGSAEILQNDFSVAKERVLALLKTYFRPEFLNRVDDTIVFNALTTEQVQSIAGILLSNLNKRLQKQVNISLSWDEQVLSFLAQAGYDPAYGARPLRRLISRTIETELSKKIVLGEVSESSQVKTVVDQGEIKVTVI
- a CDS encoding cupin — its product is MTQKFIKNIDFGKALNLASLVDYQPGRVVSLTLVQNDTVSLTLFAFSKGEAISTHSAPGDALVYIIDGETEITIGGETLTARTGETVVMPANIPHGLEAVADFKMLLVVVK